In a single window of the Acidobacteriota bacterium genome:
- a CDS encoding ribosome maturation factor RimP, translated as MDRTGIEKRIEEISRSEAETRSFELVKVELGGTKRDQVVRIYIDKEGGITLEDCSLFSHAVEEVFDAEDLIPTRYVLEVSSPGIERELFSPDDFRRFEGKLAKVKYRSEGEQKTISGRIAGVDGSLIKLEEKRSGVTVIDHADILKANLKIDLSEEFGARR; from the coding sequence ATGGATAGGACCGGAATTGAAAAAAGGATCGAAGAGATCTCCCGCAGCGAGGCGGAAACGCGGTCGTTCGAGCTGGTGAAGGTCGAGCTGGGCGGCACTAAGCGGGACCAAGTGGTCCGTATCTATATTGATAAGGAAGGCGGCATCACTTTGGAGGACTGCTCTCTGTTCTCACACGCCGTCGAGGAAGTTTTCGATGCGGAAGACCTGATCCCGACGCGTTACGTTTTGGAGGTATCGTCGCCGGGCATCGAGCGGGAACTGTTCTCGCCGGACGACTTCCGCAGGTTTGAAGGAAAGCTGGCAAAGGTGAAATACCGCAGCGAAGGTGAACAAAAGACAATTTCGGGCAGAATCGCAGGAGTGGACGGTTCGCTGATCAAGCTGGAAGAAAAAAGGTCGGGCGTAACGGTGATAGACCACGCGGACATCTTGAAAGCGAATTTGAAGATCGACCTCAGTGAGGAATTTGGCGCACGAAGGTAG
- the infB gene encoding translation initiation factor IF-2: MATGKSIRIYDLAREVKQDAKRIVEDLRREGADVSVPSNSVSHALAEKIRGKYLTKQDAPVKRAIKVIKAAKKPKPAEDTTPEEPVVEAVAEEAPAAKPAEAPEPARKASPAKVKTLSKKEPVEAPQVVEEAVSETKEEKPKVKKLQAKPADEAVEEAAPATEAAEAVEPAEEAPAADSGPAPAAPTKSGVTFKTLTLSKEAREKGILPGQQVVVKTGEQRTGTLTVEARKAEAERRAGGRGGTQGEKAQPKLEYKPGHDQRRRLPGRRGKARPGDDRTGRFAEGDIEAPQKRSIEERVLDQIGAVDPGSLKQIRLTEGATVREFAEGIGVTPRDIVQLLMKQGVLASLNQTIAEKTAIDFGLKFGFDITFVPFEELVSEEEFEELIAADADDIELPRAPVITVMGHVDHGKTSLLDSIRQANVAEGEAGGITQHIGAYSVKVPNPDNPNEERRVVFLDTPGHEAFTMMRARGAKATDIVILVVAADDGVMPQTIEAVEHSKAAGVPIIVAINKIDKPDANPDKVKQGLAGLGLQPTDWGGETDMVPVSAKNKQGLDTLLETVLLQADLLELRASPTRRATGVVLEAKLDKGRGAVATVLVQQGTLKIGDPFIVGQYSGKVRAMISDRGESVAEAQPATPVEVLGLQGVPQAGDNLQVVSDVDRAQQIAQQRQMHARQAALLKTTKRGIESLGQAEIKELLVVLKADVQGSVEVLRATLEKLSTDKVKVRVIRAGVGAIAESDVLLASATQAGDASTAVVIIGFNVRPESRAADIAKQEEVDIRLHSVIYKVEEEIKAAMIGMLDAIEKEVILGKAVVQETFKVSRIGTIAGCRVTDGVIRRQAKARLIRDGVVIWEGDIATLKRFKDDTNEVAKGYECGISLVNFNDIKLEDEIEAFVIEKIAATEL; this comes from the coding sequence ATGGCGACTGGAAAAAGCATAAGAATCTATGACCTGGCACGCGAGGTAAAGCAGGACGCCAAGCGTATCGTGGAAGATCTGCGCCGCGAGGGAGCGGACGTCAGCGTGCCGTCAAATTCGGTCAGCCATGCTCTAGCGGAAAAGATCCGAGGCAAGTACCTGACTAAACAAGATGCTCCTGTAAAGCGGGCCATCAAGGTCATTAAGGCTGCCAAAAAGCCGAAACCGGCCGAAGACACCACTCCCGAGGAGCCGGTTGTCGAAGCGGTTGCCGAAGAGGCTCCGGCAGCCAAACCCGCTGAGGCTCCCGAGCCGGCACGGAAAGCGAGCCCCGCCAAGGTCAAGACACTTTCTAAGAAAGAGCCAGTCGAAGCGCCTCAAGTCGTCGAAGAAGCGGTTTCCGAAACGAAAGAAGAAAAACCGAAGGTCAAGAAGCTTCAAGCCAAACCTGCGGATGAGGCCGTGGAAGAAGCCGCTCCCGCGACCGAAGCAGCAGAAGCCGTCGAACCGGCTGAAGAGGCTCCCGCCGCTGATTCGGGACCTGCTCCTGCGGCTCCGACGAAGTCGGGAGTAACATTCAAGACGCTCACATTGTCCAAGGAAGCCCGCGAAAAGGGAATACTTCCCGGACAGCAGGTCGTGGTCAAGACAGGCGAGCAGCGCACCGGAACTCTGACGGTCGAGGCTAGAAAAGCGGAGGCTGAACGCCGGGCCGGCGGCCGCGGCGGCACTCAGGGCGAAAAGGCACAGCCAAAGCTCGAATACAAGCCCGGACATGACCAGAGAAGAAGGCTTCCGGGACGCCGAGGAAAGGCAAGGCCCGGCGATGACAGGACCGGAAGGTTCGCTGAGGGCGATATCGAAGCGCCGCAGAAGCGTTCGATCGAGGAAAGGGTCCTCGATCAGATCGGTGCGGTCGACCCCGGCAGCCTCAAACAGATCAGGCTAACGGAAGGTGCAACGGTGCGTGAATTCGCCGAAGGCATCGGAGTTACGCCGCGCGACATAGTGCAGCTCCTGATGAAGCAGGGCGTCCTAGCCTCTCTAAATCAAACCATCGCAGAAAAGACCGCGATAGATTTCGGACTCAAGTTCGGTTTTGACATTACATTTGTTCCGTTCGAGGAACTCGTTTCCGAAGAGGAATTTGAAGAGCTCATAGCGGCGGACGCCGACGACATCGAGCTGCCGCGGGCACCGGTCATTACGGTCATGGGACACGTTGACCATGGAAAAACCTCGCTTCTTGACTCGATCCGTCAGGCGAATGTCGCCGAGGGCGAGGCAGGCGGCATAACGCAGCACATCGGTGCTTACAGCGTTAAGGTCCCGAATCCCGACAACCCGAACGAAGAACGCCGCGTTGTTTTCCTCGATACGCCGGGCCACGAAGCATTTACGATGATGCGTGCCCGCGGTGCGAAGGCGACGGACATTGTGATCCTGGTCGTCGCGGCGGACGACGGCGTCATGCCGCAGACGATCGAGGCAGTAGAGCACTCAAAAGCTGCCGGCGTTCCGATCATTGTCGCCATAAATAAGATAGACAAGCCGGACGCAAATCCGGACAAGGTCAAGCAGGGCCTGGCGGGACTTGGCCTGCAGCCCACAGACTGGGGCGGCGAAACCGACATGGTTCCCGTTTCGGCAAAGAACAAGCAAGGGCTCGATACTCTTCTTGAGACAGTTCTTCTTCAGGCAGACCTTCTCGAATTGCGTGCAAGCCCAACGCGTCGTGCTACGGGTGTTGTTCTCGAAGCGAAACTGGACAAAGGCCGCGGAGCCGTTGCGACCGTGCTTGTACAGCAGGGAACGCTGAAGATCGGCGATCCGTTCATCGTCGGGCAGTATTCAGGAAAGGTCAGGGCGATGATCTCCGACCGCGGCGAGAGCGTGGCCGAGGCACAGCCGGCAACGCCGGTCGAAGTACTCGGGCTGCAGGGCGTTCCGCAGGCGGGCGATAATTTGCAGGTCGTCTCTGACGTTGACCGTGCACAGCAGATCGCTCAGCAGAGGCAGATGCACGCACGGCAGGCCGCATTGCTCAAGACCACGAAACGCGGTATCGAATCGCTCGGCCAGGCCGAGATCAAGGAACTCCTCGTCGTGCTCAAGGCGGACGTGCAGGGTTCGGTCGAAGTGTTGCGTGCCACGCTCGAAAAACTATCAACCGACAAGGTCAAGGTTCGCGTCATCCGTGCCGGTGTCGGTGCGATCGCGGAATCCGATGTTCTGCTGGCGTCTGCAACGCAGGCGGGCGACGCATCTACAGCGGTCGTGATCATCGGCTTCAATGTAAGGCCCGAATCGCGGGCAGCGGATATCGCCAAACAGGAAGAGGTCGATATTCGTCTGCACTCGGTCATCTATAAGGTCGAAGAAGAGATCAAGGCCGCGATGATCGGGATGCTCGACGCGATCGAAAAAGAGGTCATCCTCGGCAAAGCGGTCGTTCAGGAGACGTTCAAGGTCTCGCGTATCGGTACCATTGCGGGCTGCCGCGTCACTGACGGCGTCATTCGCCGTCAGGCAAAAGCACGGCTCATTCGCGACGGTGTCGTCATTTGGGAAGGCGACATTGCGACGCTCAAGCGTTTCAAGGACGATACGAACGAGGTCGCCAAGGGCTACGAATGCGGTATCAGTCTGGTCAATTTCAACGACATCAAACTCGAAGACGAGATCGAAGCATTTGTCATTGAAAAGATCGCTGCAACCGAGCTTTAG
- the rbfA gene encoding 30S ribosome-binding factor RbfA has translation MRRPERLAESLKEEIAEVVGFELDDPRLETVTVTDVEVSKDLRDAKVYVYVRGDEAEIETALKTLRNAATFVRQQVAMDLDLRHAPHLHFVRDTAEENAGRVGELLEVIEIPDEEEIAEVEER, from the coding sequence ATGCGTCGCCCCGAACGTCTTGCCGAAAGCCTGAAAGAGGAGATAGCCGAGGTCGTCGGTTTTGAACTCGATGATCCGAGGCTTGAAACGGTAACAGTAACGGATGTTGAGGTCTCAAAAGACCTTCGTGACGCAAAGGTTTATGTTTACGTTCGCGGCGACGAGGCCGAGATCGAAACAGCATTGAAAACATTAAGGAACGCGGCGACATTCGTCCGCCAGCAGGTCGCAATGGACCTTGACCTGCGGCACGCCCCGCATCTTCATTTCGTCCGTGATACCGCGGAAGAAAATGCGGGCCGAGTCGGCGAATTGCTCGAGGTTATCGAGATACCCGACGAAGAAGAGATCGCCGAGGTTGAAGAACGGTAG
- the nusA gene encoding transcription termination factor NusA — protein sequence MSSLIGQSIESLCNEHGLDRELVIEAMREAVRAAARRQFRDEAGENVQVDWNVEEGIIEISVPKTVVEEVEDPKSEISLEEAVEATGDDEIEIGDALLIPLAQEEMGRIAAQTAKQILVQKVREAVRKKVYEEYIDRKGELVNGTVKRFERGDMVIDLGNNLEAVVPRNEQSRGEMWNPGERIRVVIIDVLDEQQKGQQIRCSRASAELLKRLFEMEVPEIYDETVVIKSAVREPGDRAKIAVASNEKDVDPVGACVGMKGSRVQAIIKELRGEKIDIIEWSDEPSMFAANALSPARVSQVRITDIENRVMEVIVGEDQLSLAIGKKGQNVRLATRLVGWDIKIVSEELLKREITLQMGKMMASGEAVPITALEGVTANQAELLAARGIEDIEALAEAKIDDISDILDVSLDEAESISAAAKVIVEAKNAEADGEAAPEEAASAEDADASEVVAEAAPEKEPAEDAAVEEPVVEESSDEGTTAEADTEPAGSEAEEA from the coding sequence ATGAGCTCTTTGATCGGACAAAGTATAGAGTCGTTGTGCAACGAACACGGGCTGGATCGCGAGTTGGTAATCGAAGCGATGCGCGAGGCAGTTCGTGCGGCCGCCCGCCGTCAGTTTCGCGATGAGGCCGGCGAGAACGTGCAGGTCGATTGGAACGTTGAAGAAGGCATTATCGAAATATCGGTCCCGAAAACTGTGGTCGAAGAGGTAGAAGACCCGAAGAGCGAGATCTCATTGGAAGAGGCCGTTGAGGCTACCGGAGACGACGAGATTGAGATCGGCGACGCCCTTCTCATCCCGCTGGCTCAGGAAGAAATGGGCCGCATTGCCGCCCAGACCGCGAAACAGATACTTGTGCAAAAGGTCCGTGAGGCCGTCCGCAAGAAGGTCTATGAAGAGTACATTGACCGCAAGGGCGAGCTGGTCAACGGCACGGTAAAACGATTCGAGCGTGGCGACATGGTCATCGACCTCGGCAATAATCTCGAGGCTGTTGTGCCCCGAAATGAACAGAGCCGCGGCGAAATGTGGAATCCTGGCGAGCGAATCCGAGTCGTCATCATAGACGTGCTCGACGAGCAGCAGAAAGGCCAGCAGATCCGCTGCTCACGAGCTTCGGCAGAGCTGCTGAAGCGGCTTTTCGAAATGGAAGTGCCGGAGATATACGATGAGACCGTCGTTATCAAATCGGCCGTCCGTGAGCCGGGCGACAGAGCAAAGATCGCCGTCGCCTCCAATGAAAAGGACGTCGACCCGGTCGGAGCGTGCGTCGGTATGAAAGGTTCGCGTGTTCAGGCGATCATTAAAGAACTTCGCGGGGAAAAGATCGACATTATCGAATGGTCGGACGAGCCGTCGATGTTCGCGGCAAACGCACTTTCGCCGGCACGTGTCTCGCAGGTTCGGATCACCGACATCGAGAATCGTGTCATGGAAGTGATCGTGGGCGAAGATCAGCTTAGCCTGGCGATCGGCAAGAAGGGCCAAAACGTACGACTTGCAACGCGTTTGGTCGGTTGGGATATCAAGATCGTCAGCGAAGAGCTGCTCAAGCGTGAGATCACGCTTCAGATGGGCAAGATGATGGCTTCCGGCGAGGCTGTGCCGATCACGGCACTTGAAGGCGTTACCGCAAATCAGGCGGAACTCCTCGCCGCACGCGGAATCGAGGATATCGAAGCCCTCGCTGAGGCTAAGATCGACGACATCTCCGATATTCTTGACGTGAGTTTGGACGAGGCAGAAAGCATCAGCGCCGCCGCCAAGGTGATCGTTGAGGCGAAAAATGCTGAAGCCGACGGCGAAGCTGCTCCGGAAGAAGCAGCGTCAGCTGAAGATGCAGATGCCTCAGAAGTGGTTGCGGAGGCAGCTCCCGAAAAAGAGCCGGCTGAAGATGCCGCTGTCGAAGAGCCTGTTGTCGAAGAGTCCTCAGACGAAGGAACTACGGCCGAGGCGGACACCGAGCCCGCAGGCTCAGAAGCCGAAGAGGCATAG
- a CDS encoding ROK family protein, giving the protein MSIFAIDLGGTNIRAAAVERTGMILADDQAKTPKDLIPNGLVALISKLHRGLAKKAGGNKKFAAAAIAVPAPASENGDGILSKVPNIPSLEGMQLLRPVSEALGLPVVIENDATAAAIGENWVGASRKVNTSILLTLGTGIGGGLIINGEAFRGPDGSAGEIGHFCVEPDGYACGCGSRGCLEQYGSAQAVMRMANELGMNAGSSEAVYRLAVSGDRDARRIFSEMGKYLGIVSAGLINTLDPDMVVFGGKVAGAFGLFSPRLRSEIRSRAFPAPAVRCRIVKGKLGDHAGLIGAARSAILRFG; this is encoded by the coding sequence ATGAGTATTTTTGCGATCGATCTGGGCGGGACCAATATCCGGGCGGCGGCTGTTGAACGCACCGGAATGATCTTGGCCGATGACCAAGCCAAGACCCCAAAGGACCTTATTCCAAACGGTTTGGTCGCCCTGATCTCTAAGCTGCACCGCGGGCTCGCCAAAAAAGCAGGCGGCAATAAGAAGTTCGCGGCTGCAGCGATCGCAGTACCTGCACCGGCGTCCGAAAATGGCGACGGAATACTGTCGAAGGTGCCCAACATACCTTCTCTCGAGGGTATGCAGCTCTTGCGGCCTGTCAGCGAAGCTCTCGGTCTGCCTGTCGTAATAGAGAACGACGCCACGGCGGCGGCGATCGGAGAGAATTGGGTCGGAGCGTCGAGGAAAGTAAATACATCTATATTGCTGACTCTCGGAACGGGCATAGGCGGCGGCCTCATTATAAATGGAGAGGCTTTCCGCGGTCCTGACGGCAGTGCGGGTGAGATAGGGCATTTCTGCGTGGAGCCCGACGGGTATGCCTGCGGCTGCGGGAGCCGCGGGTGCCTCGAACAGTACGGCTCTGCCCAAGCCGTGATGAGAATGGCAAATGAACTCGGCATGAATGCCGGGAGTTCTGAGGCGGTTTATCGCCTTGCGGTCAGCGGCGACCGAGACGCCCGAAGGATATTTTCTGAAATGGGAAAATATCTGGGCATTGTCTCAGCTGGGCTCATCAATACCCTGGATCCGGATATGGTTGTCTTTGGCGGCAAAGTTGCAGGAGCGTTCGGACTTTTCTCGCCCAGGCTGCGTTCCGAGATCCGATCGAGGGCGTTTCCGGCACCTGCGGTGCGGTGCAGAATAGTGAAAGGTAAACTTGGCGATCACGCGGGCCTCATAGGAGCCGCAAGGTCCGCAATACTCAGGTTCGGGTGA
- the cobO gene encoding cob(I)yrinic acid a,c-diamide adenosyltransferase, producing the protein MAEKRYKWRRDDYREKTRGLLMLNTGDGKGKTTAAIGVLVRAAGRGMNCAMVQFMKSKNDRYGEHDSLEKLGVEVLTMGDGFTWDTNDKTQDIRTSEETWAKCVEMMNSGDYHLLVFDELLYVLSYGFLDIDAVITEIRCVREKYPYLHLILTGRNVDNALTKIIDEADLVTEMTEIKHPFHAGIYAQQGIEF; encoded by the coding sequence ATGGCAGAAAAACGCTACAAATGGCGGCGTGACGACTATCGCGAAAAGACCCGCGGGCTGCTCATGCTGAACACGGGCGACGGCAAAGGCAAGACGACCGCGGCGATCGGTGTCCTGGTCCGGGCTGCGGGACGCGGTATGAACTGTGCGATGGTGCAGTTCATGAAGTCAAAGAACGACCGTTACGGCGAACACGATTCGCTCGAAAAGCTTGGCGTCGAGGTGCTCACGATGGGCGACGGCTTCACCTGGGACACAAATGACAAAACTCAGGATATTAGAACGTCAGAAGAAACGTGGGCGAAATGCGTCGAAATGATGAACAGCGGTGATTATCATCTGCTCGTGTTCGACGAATTGCTCTATGTTTTAAGTTACGGCTTTTTGGACATCGATGCCGTGATCACAGAGATAAGATGTGTGCGCGAGAAATATCCTTACCTTCACCTGATATTGACCGGCCGAAACGTGGACAACGCCCTCACAAAGATCATAGACGAGGCAGACCTTGTCACTGAGATGACCGAGATCAAACACCCCTTTCACGCCGGCATCTACGCACAGCAGGGAATTGAGTTCTAA
- a CDS encoding bifunctional oligoribonuclease/PAP phosphatase NrnA, with protein sequence MLSQVVELIEKKNDFAITTHIKPDGDGVGSSLGLCWLLRSLGKNAEVIVRGDVPPSYASLPGAEEIRDVSELNGNYDAVFVIECSDIDRPGIAGLEKVFTVNIDHHATSEHFGSINWIDSTASAVGEMIYNLCKAVGGRITKEIAECVYMALVTDTGSFHFPNTSDRTLKVASELIKAGAKPSKIGEAVYYNYPWSRIELMRQVLSTVRRDESGRIAMMRQTLEMRESAEAIDGDNNGFVNIPLAAKEIKAAVYMREVGPNKYRASLRSKGDINVARVAEKFGGGGHKNAAGLGVEGDWDELEREIVEALSKEIDRI encoded by the coding sequence GTGTTAAGTCAGGTAGTAGAATTAATTGAAAAGAAGAACGATTTCGCGATCACGACGCACATCAAACCCGATGGCGACGGCGTCGGTTCGTCGCTTGGGCTTTGCTGGCTGCTTCGGTCGCTCGGCAAGAACGCCGAGGTGATCGTTCGAGGCGACGTCCCTCCGTCTTATGCCAGCCTGCCCGGTGCCGAAGAGATCCGCGATGTGAGTGAGCTCAACGGCAATTACGATGCGGTTTTCGTGATCGAATGCTCCGACATCGACCGTCCGGGCATTGCGGGCCTGGAAAAAGTATTTACCGTCAACATCGATCACCACGCGACGAGCGAGCATTTCGGCTCGATAAACTGGATAGATTCGACAGCATCGGCTGTCGGAGAGATGATCTACAATCTCTGCAAGGCCGTGGGCGGCCGTATTACGAAAGAGATCGCAGAATGCGTCTATATGGCGTTGGTTACCGATACCGGCTCTTTCCACTTCCCGAATACGTCCGACCGCACGCTAAAGGTCGCTTCTGAACTCATCAAAGCCGGTGCAAAACCGTCGAAGATCGGCGAGGCTGTTTATTACAACTATCCTTGGTCGCGTATCGAGCTGATGCGGCAGGTGCTTTCGACGGTTCGCCGCGATGAGAGCGGCAGGATAGCGATGATGCGGCAGACGCTCGAGATGCGTGAGAGTGCCGAGGCGATCGACGGCGACAATAACGGTTTTGTGAACATTCCGCTCGCTGCAAAAGAAATAAAGGCTGCCGTTTATATGCGCGAGGTCGGCCCGAACAAGTATCGTGCGAGTCTTCGTTCAAAAGGCGATATCAACGTTGCTCGCGTTGCCGAGAAATTCGGCGGCGGCGGACATAAGAATGCCGCGGGGCTCGGCGTTGAAGGCGACTGGGACGAACTCGAGCGTGAGATAGTCGAGGCACTATCGAAAGAGATCGACCGCATTTAA
- a CDS encoding phosphatidylglycerophosphatase A, with protein MKQAVEKRKAEGYFDHLSLALTTWGVGCIPGAPGTYGSLVGVGIFLVVRDLILVLGLIDIKALPEIVSPWATVMVCLGMLVLTLAGVWAAGRSTELLGNSDPSQAVVDEVIGQLIVFLFVPFMIGWQFILAGFMLFRLFDIWKPYPIRQLEVLPGGLGICADDMLAGVYAGICLAVIYPVSLSFF; from the coding sequence ATGAAGCAGGCAGTCGAAAAACGCAAAGCTGAAGGTTATTTTGACCACCTTTCGCTTGCGCTGACGACGTGGGGCGTTGGCTGTATTCCGGGAGCGCCGGGAACTTACGGTTCGCTCGTCGGCGTCGGAATATTTCTCGTCGTGCGTGATTTGATACTCGTTCTGGGCCTCATTGATATCAAGGCCCTCCCCGAGATCGTCAGCCCTTGGGCGACGGTCATGGTCTGTTTAGGAATGCTCGTGCTGACGCTTGCGGGAGTGTGGGCGGCAGGACGTTCGACTGAGCTATTGGGCAATTCCGATCCTTCGCAAGCTGTCGTTGACGAGGTGATCGGGCAGCTTATCGTATTTTTATTTGTGCCGTTTATGATCGGCTGGCAGTTCATTCTGGCCGGATTCATGCTTTTCCGCCTTTTTGATATCTGGAAGCCGTATCCGATCCGTCAGCTTGAAGTGCTGCCCGGCGGGCTCGGCATCTGCGCCGATGACATGTTGGCAGGCGTTTATGCCGGCATTTGCCTTGCAGTGATCTACCCAGTTTCCTTAAGTTTCTTTTAG